In Zingiber officinale cultivar Zhangliang chromosome 6A, Zo_v1.1, whole genome shotgun sequence, a single genomic region encodes these proteins:
- the LOC121998558 gene encoding uncharacterized protein LOC121998558 — MARSAEREELTEKAYPAIGCHRNSRLPPASNLHLKRGCRLRRPIRNQSFSGSRQSGPVTALVTRKLHGAVRKEKTSTRGVGWSSSGDPLAAFSARKLATALWHLPAVGFIGSERQGRVARLGLEPNATHLQCPNVCDQDGRILHNSKGNELGSLISPCSLNASTQKATKWESRCLKSLDEMCYPINHTKLHKYQLYNASVIPVLQAKLVQAHSLINELRNGREPANKKLIHFLRKLLEEKALWQRGEHEKVQNILNTMKNDLNRERKSRKRAEAVHSKLVNELAQVKLSAKQYMQDYEKERKAREFVEHACNEFAKEIGDDKAEVLTLKRKSVKVQEELDADRKMLHLAELWREERVQMKLVDANLMLKEKYADLMRLQEDLDVFIITHSTTNMRVSVLKEAVMLRESVNSVKLEDIQFYYQPPASGGIFSIFNELQPREEANQKEIDRYHEYACESHPSNIQAVSPETDIFLENPINAYANGLVDKYEDIQYDNGVVNMSHIEGCGSCNYLERNDPSVNSFDEKNHASVSITDWHVQRQNCNVDSETCEICSIAPRQSKKKAPYIGKFWRSSRNKKNVLVELPNGKVNGRNVNVTVSPGVNSDEVGSTTLNLGASVVINPHVSRGIKGCVEWRRGTKAKNLKTKLLEARMENQMAQQLCHASKNKC; from the exons ATGGCCCGATCCGCTGAGCGGGAGGAATTAACGGAAAAGGCATATCCGGCGATCGGCTGCCACCGGAACTCCCGTCTCCCTCCCGCCTCCAATTTGCATCTAAAACGGGGTTGCCGCCTCCGCCGTCCTATCAGGAACCAGTCTTTTTCGGGCAGTAGACAGAGTGGCCCTGTCACTGCCCTTGTGACTCGGAAGCTCCATGGAGCCGTCCGGAAGGAGAAGACGTCGACGCGAGGAGTGGGGTGGTCTTCTTCCGGAGATCCTCTGGCGGCCTTCTCGGCGAGGAAACTGGCGACGGCGCTGTGGCATTTACCGGCGGTGGGATTTATAGGGAGCGAGAGACAAGGTAGAGTCGCTCGGCTAGGGTTGGAG CCAAACGCAACGCACCTCCAATGTCCAAATGTTTGCGATCAAGATGGAAGAATCCTCCACAATAGCAAGGGTAATGAACTTGGTAGTCTTATTTCCCCTTGCAGCTTGAATGCTAGTACACAAAAG GCAACAAAATGGGAGTCTCGGTGCTTAAAGTCTTTGGATGAGATGTGTTATCCTATTAATCACACCAAGCTTCACAAATATCAGCTTTACAATGCTTCTGTTATTCCTGTTCTCCAGGCAAAGTTAGTGCAAGCACATTCTCTCATTAATGAACTTAGAAATGGGAGAGAGCCTGCGAACAAGAAGCTCATTCATTTCCTTAGAAAGCTTTTGGAGGAAAAAGCTTTATGGCAGAGAGGAGAGCATGAGaaagttcaaaatattttgaacacCATGAAGAATGATCTAAACAGAGAGAGGAAAAGCCGAAAGAGGGCTGAGGCGGTGCATTCCAAGCTGGTAAATGAGCTTGCTCAGGTCAAACTATCAGCAAAGCAGTATATGCAAGACTATGAGAAGGAGAGGAAGGCACGTGAGTTTGTTGAGCATGCATGCAATGAGTTTGCAAAGGAAATTGGAGACGACAAAGCTGAAGTACTAACTTTGAAAAGAAAATCAGTGAAGGTCCAAGAGGAATTAGATGCTGACAGAAAAATGTTACATCTTGCAGAGCTTTGGCGTGAAGAAAGAGTTCAGATGAAGCTGGTGGATGCAAACTTGATGCTTAAGGAGAAATATGCAGACTTGATGAGGCTTCAAGAagatttagatgtttttattatAACACATTCCACAACTAATATGAGAGTCTCAGTACTGAAAGAAGCTGTTATGCTTAGAGAATCTGTCAATTCTGTGAAACTTGAGGACATTCAGTTTTATTACCAGCCTCCTGCTTCAGGGGGCATTTTCTCCATCTTCAATGAACTCCAACCAAGAGAAGAAGCTAATCAAAAGGAGATTGATCGATACCATGAATATGCCTGTGAAAGTCATCCCTCAAATATCCAGGCAGTGAGCCCTGAGACTGATATCTTTCTGGAAAATCCCATCAATGCATATGCAAATGGGTTAGTTGACAAATATGAGGATATACAATATGACAATGGTGTGGTGAACATGAGCCACATAGAGGGCTGTGGTTCATGCAACTATCTGGAAAGAAATGATCCATCTGTCAACAGCTTCGATGAAAAAAACCATGCATCGGTCAGCATAACTGATTGGCATGTGCAGAGACAAAATTGTAATGTAGATAGCGAAACTTGTGAAATATGTTCAATCGCACCTAGACAATCTAAGAAAAAAGCACCTTATATAGGCAAGTTTTGGAGGTCCTCTCGTAATAAGAAGAATGTTTTGGTAGAATTGCCAAATGGTAAGGTTAATGGTAGGAATGTCAATGTCACTGTATCTCCAGGAGTGAATTCAGACGAAGTGGGTTCAACCACACTTAATTTAGGGGCGTCTGTTGTTATAAATC